A DNA window from Streptococcus sp. LPB0220 contains the following coding sequences:
- the larA gene encoding nickel-dependent lactate racemase has translation MVEIKLPYDKKSIVAKIPDENFAGLLESKAENFHNPLSEEETVERSMDNPIGSPTLEELAKGKKDIVLISSDHTRPVPSHIITPIILRRIRSVNPDARVRILVATGFHRPSTREELINKYGQEIVDNEEIVMHISTNDDDMVKIGQLPSGGDCIINKIAAEADLLIAEGFIESHFFAGFSGGRKSVLPGIASYKTIMANHSGDFINSDKARTGNLDHNPIHEDMLYAARTANLAFIVNVVLDGEKHIIGSFAGDMVEAHKVGCDFVADLAHVSKIESDITISTNGGFPLDQNIYQAVKGMTAAEASNKEGGTIIMVAGCADGHGGEGFYRNLADVEDPKEFLEQAINTPRLETVPDQWTSQILARILVHHHVIFVSDLVDPELITGMHMELATSFDEALEKAFAREGKDAKVAVIRDGLSVVVE, from the coding sequence ATGGTAGAAATTAAATTACCGTACGACAAAAAATCGATTGTTGCAAAGATTCCAGATGAAAACTTTGCAGGATTGTTAGAGTCTAAGGCGGAAAACTTCCATAACCCACTGTCTGAAGAAGAAACTGTTGAACGTTCAATGGACAACCCTATCGGCAGCCCTACTTTGGAAGAACTTGCTAAAGGCAAAAAAGACATCGTGTTGATCAGTTCTGACCACACTCGTCCCGTTCCTTCTCACATCATCACTCCAATCATTTTGCGTCGTATTCGCTCAGTTAACCCTGATGCACGCGTGCGTATCTTGGTTGCTACTGGTTTCCACCGTCCTTCAACTCGTGAAGAATTGATCAATAAATACGGCCAAGAAATCGTTGACAATGAAGAAATCGTTATGCACATTTCAACAAACGACGATGACATGGTTAAAATTGGACAACTCCCTTCAGGTGGTGACTGTATCATCAACAAAATCGCTGCTGAAGCTGACTTGTTGATAGCAGAAGGATTCATCGAATCTCACTTCTTCGCTGGATTCTCAGGTGGACGTAAATCAGTCCTTCCAGGTATCGCATCATACAAAACTATCATGGCGAACCACTCAGGTGACTTCATCAATTCTGATAAGGCACGTACTGGTAACCTTGACCACAACCCAATCCACGAAGATATGCTTTACGCTGCTCGTACTGCAAACTTGGCCTTCATCGTCAACGTTGTATTGGACGGCGAAAAACACATCATCGGATCTTTCGCTGGGGACATGGTTGAAGCCCACAAAGTTGGTTGTGACTTCGTTGCAGACTTGGCACATGTGTCTAAGATCGAAAGCGACATCACAATTTCAACAAACGGTGGTTTCCCACTTGACCAAAATATCTACCAAGCTGTTAAAGGGATGACTGCAGCCGAAGCTTCTAACAAAGAAGGCGGAACAATCATCATGGTGGCTGGATGTGCAGATGGTCACGGTGGAGAAGGTTTCTATCGCAACCTTGCTGACGTAGAAGATCCAAAAGAATTCTTGGAACAAGCCATCAATACACCTCGTTTAGAGACTGTCCCAGACCAATGGACTTCTCAAATCTTGGCACGTATTTTGGTACACCACCATGTTATCTTTGTATCTGACCTTGTAGATCCTGAATTGATCACAGGTATGCATATGGAACTTGCAACTTCATTTGACGAAGCGCTTGAAAAAGCCTTTGCTCGTGAAGGAAAAGATGCTAAAGTAGCAGTTATCCGCGACGGACTTTCTGTCGTTGTTGAATAG
- a CDS encoding DUF443 family protein yields the protein MLEYKETSIFCHQLVEYNGKKFLLDASTMKPKLYYWGMPTEAITVEMMEVNKKVEIPGTPINKIKGGTAAIIVQPFVGVVYRLLQNLFSEYDISQQIFLKMVLFMVAMLISFAFFRFSIAKARKKVKNLFPTARKRYRVTFKPIPERKQIFDAHLLNVVLLACLAMYLFNNNGQEGIFLVIGGILTAFLLTFEFGKVPVLLGAKTGNLQFDSVEEIVIEKSN from the coding sequence ATGTTAGAATATAAAGAAACAAGTATTTTCTGTCACCAACTGGTAGAGTACAATGGCAAAAAATTTCTGTTAGATGCTAGTACCATGAAGCCTAAGCTCTATTATTGGGGGATGCCAACGGAAGCTATCACTGTTGAGATGATGGAAGTAAATAAAAAAGTTGAAATTCCAGGCACACCCATCAATAAAATAAAAGGAGGGACAGCAGCCATTATAGTCCAGCCATTTGTTGGAGTGGTTTATAGACTCTTACAAAATCTATTCAGTGAGTATGATATTAGTCAGCAAATTTTTCTAAAGATGGTCTTATTCATGGTTGCCATGCTTATATCTTTTGCGTTCTTTCGATTTTCTATAGCAAAGGCTCGTAAAAAAGTTAAGAATCTATTTCCTACAGCGAGGAAGAGATACAGGGTGACTTTCAAGCCGATACCAGAAAGAAAGCAAATTTTTGATGCCCATCTATTAAATGTTGTCTTACTGGCCTGTTTAGCCATGTATTTATTCAACAATAATGGACAAGAGGGGATCTTTTTGGTGATAGGCGGTATTCTTACGGCTTTTCTATTGACCTTTGAATTTGGTAAAGTTCCAGTTCTTTTAGGAGCTAAAACAGGGAATTTACAGTTTGATAGTGTAGAAGAGATAGTCATCGAAAAAAGTAACTAG
- the larE gene encoding ATP-dependent sacrificial sulfur transferase LarE, whose amino-acid sequence MATEAQIRKEKEEKLQDILRKIGKVAVTYSGGIDSSYLLKVALDTLGPDNVIAAVVNSEMFSNEEFDLALDLADQLGAPVLGLEMRELSDPRIAANTPNIWYYTKQLMYQTIKDSVTELGFKQLVDGNIMDDIDDFRPGIKARDEAGVRSVLQEAGLYKTEIRQLAKERGVSNWNKVPSCSVASRFPYGVKITSENVQRVFEGEEFLVGLGFEQVRVRVHGDLARIEVEEDHLLKAIQLHDKINDYMKKIGFTYVALDLAGYKYGRMNDALDEKTKEKIMAG is encoded by the coding sequence ATGGCAACAGAAGCACAAATCAGAAAAGAAAAAGAAGAAAAATTACAAGATATTTTACGAAAAATCGGAAAGGTAGCCGTTACCTATTCAGGTGGGATTGACAGCTCTTATCTCTTGAAGGTGGCCTTGGATACCTTGGGACCTGACAATGTTATTGCGGCCGTCGTGAACTCTGAGATGTTTTCAAATGAAGAATTCGATCTAGCGCTCGACTTGGCCGATCAGCTAGGAGCACCTGTGCTTGGACTGGAAATGAGAGAATTGAGTGATCCACGGATTGCTGCCAATACGCCCAATATTTGGTATTACACCAAACAATTGATGTACCAAACTATTAAGGATTCAGTTACAGAACTGGGCTTTAAGCAATTGGTAGACGGCAATATTATGGATGATATCGACGATTTTCGCCCTGGTATCAAGGCTCGGGACGAAGCGGGTGTCCGCAGTGTCTTGCAAGAAGCCGGCCTCTATAAGACAGAAATTCGTCAATTGGCCAAGGAAAGAGGGGTCTCCAATTGGAATAAGGTGCCATCTTGTAGCGTTGCCTCACGCTTCCCATACGGAGTGAAAATCACTTCAGAAAATGTACAACGGGTTTTTGAAGGGGAAGAGTTCCTTGTAGGACTTGGCTTTGAGCAAGTCCGTGTGCGTGTGCATGGAGACTTGGCGCGCATCGAAGTGGAAGAAGACCATCTGCTTAAAGCCATCCAACTGCATGACAAGATCAATGACTACATGAAAAAAATCGGATTTACCTATGTAGCCTTGGATTTGGCTGGATATAAGTACGGCCGGATGAATGATGCATTGGATGAAAAAACAAAAGAAAAAATTATGGCAGGTTAA
- the larD gene encoding D/L-lactic acid transporter LarD, producing the protein MTHQLLAEVMSTALMIIFGVGVHCDDVLKKTKYAGTGHLFAITTWAFGITVCLFVFGGVSMNPAMALLKVLLGKLTIAQFFPIAIAEMIGAFLGAVIAYFMYADHFKISEGQIDGVAIRNIFSTNPNCRNLPRNYFVEAFATFIFLTSIMAAEHANEAMLPFTVGLIVWAIGMGLGGTTGFAMNQARDLGPRFAYQILPIKDKVNNDWQYGLLVPGTAPFVGAVLAFFFIRYFLGIM; encoded by the coding sequence ATGACACATCAATTACTTGCAGAAGTTATGAGTACAGCTTTGATGATTATCTTCGGGGTTGGCGTACACTGTGACGACGTTTTGAAGAAAACAAAATATGCTGGAACTGGACACTTATTCGCGATCACTACATGGGCATTCGGTATCACTGTCTGCTTGTTCGTCTTTGGCGGCGTTTCAATGAACCCTGCTATGGCTTTGTTGAAAGTCCTTCTTGGTAAATTGACAATCGCTCAATTCTTCCCAATTGCAATCGCTGAAATGATAGGTGCCTTCCTTGGTGCAGTCATTGCTTACTTTATGTACGCAGACCACTTCAAGATTTCTGAAGGTCAAATTGATGGTGTTGCTATCCGTAACATCTTCTCAACTAACCCTAACTGCCGTAACCTTCCACGTAACTACTTCGTCGAAGCGTTCGCAACATTTATCTTCTTGACATCTATCATGGCTGCTGAACACGCCAACGAAGCAATGCTTCCATTCACTGTTGGTTTGATCGTTTGGGCTATCGGTATGGGTCTTGGTGGTACTACAGGTTTCGCGATGAACCAAGCGCGTGACCTTGGACCTCGTTTCGCTTACCAAATCTTGCCAATCAAAGATAAAGTAAACAACGACTGGCAATATGGTCTTCTTGTACCAGGTACTGCTCCATTTGTTGGTGCTGTCCTTGCCTTCTTCTTCATCCGTTACTTCCTTGGAATCATGTAA
- a CDS encoding AzlD domain-containing protein — MRVNSYIFMAILASALVTWIPRILPFLLVKYKGLPAPVTRFLKYLPISIIFALVLSSLVDGKIGSLPQFHWLDLVVTIPSLFVAFRYKNLMGTVLFGIVLIALLRLVF, encoded by the coding sequence ATGCGCGTGAATAGTTATATCTTCATGGCCATTCTGGCCTCAGCCCTCGTTACCTGGATTCCTCGGATCTTGCCCTTCCTCTTAGTCAAATACAAGGGACTGCCGGCTCCTGTGACCCGCTTTCTCAAATACCTGCCCATTTCCATTATCTTTGCCTTGGTTTTATCAAGCTTAGTAGATGGAAAAATTGGAAGCCTCCCGCAGTTTCACTGGTTGGACCTAGTAGTGACCATTCCCAGTCTCTTTGTCGCCTTTCGTTACAAAAACCTTATGGGAACCGTTTTGTTTGGAATTGTCTTGATCGCCCTATTGCGATTGGTGTTTTAA
- a CDS encoding YbaB/EbfC family nucleoid-associated protein — MMNMQNMMKQAQKLQKQMEQSQAELAATQFVGKSAQDLVVATLTGDKKVVSIDFNAAVVDPEDTETLSDMTVQAINAAIEEIDAATKKKLGAFAGKLPF; from the coding sequence ATGATGAATATGCAAAATATGATGAAGCAAGCTCAAAAATTGCAAAAGCAAATGGAGCAAAGCCAAGCAGAATTAGCCGCAACTCAATTTGTAGGGAAATCTGCTCAAGACTTGGTTGTTGCAACTCTTACAGGTGATAAGAAGGTTGTTTCCATCGATTTCAATGCTGCAGTGGTCGACCCAGAAGATACAGAAACTCTTTCTGATATGACGGTGCAAGCCATCAATGCTGCCATTGAAGAAATTGATGCGGCAACCAAGAAAAAACTCGGTGCTTTCGCAGGAAAATTACCATTTTAA
- a CDS encoding NAD(P)/FAD-dependent oxidoreductase: MTHFHTIVIGGGPAGMMATIASASYGQPTLLIEKNKKLGKKLAGTGGGRCNVTNNGTLDDLMAGIPGNGRFLYSVFSQFDNHDIIQFFTDNGVKLKVEDHGRVFPVSDQSRTIIQALENKILELSASIATNCEVVSVTKPEDVFIVKSSENTWTADKLIVTTGGKSYPSTGSTGYGHEIARHFKHTITDLEAAESPLLTDFPHKALQGISLTDVTLSYGKHIITHDLLFTHFGLSGPAALRMSSFVKGGEILSLDLLPTTSSQVLKDFLEEHREKAIKNSLKALLPERLADFLAQGFPEKAKQLTPPQTEELIQKIKELPIPVTGKMSLAKSFVTKGGVSLKEINPKTLESKLVPGLHFAGEVLDINAHTGGFNITAALCTGWVAGSPHY; encoded by the coding sequence ATGACTCATTTTCACACCATTGTCATCGGCGGTGGCCCAGCAGGTATGATGGCGACCATTGCCAGCGCCTCTTATGGCCAACCTACGCTACTGATCGAAAAAAATAAAAAGCTGGGTAAGAAACTTGCAGGTACCGGAGGGGGGCGCTGTAATGTCACAAACAACGGGACCTTAGACGATTTGATGGCCGGTATCCCTGGAAATGGCCGTTTCCTTTACAGTGTGTTTTCCCAATTTGATAATCATGATATCATCCAATTTTTTACCGATAATGGCGTCAAGTTAAAAGTCGAAGACCATGGCCGGGTCTTTCCTGTTAGTGATCAATCTCGCACCATTATTCAAGCCTTAGAAAATAAGATTCTTGAGCTTAGTGCTAGCATTGCCACCAACTGTGAAGTGGTCTCTGTCACCAAGCCAGAAGACGTCTTCATCGTCAAATCATCTGAAAATACTTGGACAGCCGATAAGCTGATCGTTACGACTGGAGGCAAATCCTACCCTTCTACCGGCTCTACTGGCTACGGACACGAAATCGCCCGCCACTTCAAACACACCATCACCGATCTAGAAGCGGCAGAAAGTCCTCTTTTGACAGATTTTCCACACAAGGCCCTCCAAGGGATCTCTCTGACAGATGTGACCCTCAGCTACGGCAAACACATCATCACACACGACCTGCTCTTTACCCATTTTGGACTTTCTGGCCCTGCAGCCCTTCGGATGTCTAGCTTTGTTAAAGGCGGGGAAATCTTATCTCTAGACCTCCTTCCGACCACTTCTTCTCAAGTGTTAAAAGACTTTCTAGAAGAGCATCGAGAAAAGGCGATTAAAAATAGCCTCAAAGCCCTGCTTCCTGAACGATTAGCTGATTTCTTGGCGCAAGGATTCCCTGAAAAAGCCAAGCAACTCACTCCTCCTCAAACAGAAGAGCTCATTCAAAAGATCAAAGAGCTGCCTATCCCCGTCACTGGGAAGATGTCACTAGCCAAGTCCTTTGTCACCAAGGGCGGTGTCAGCCTTAAAGAAATCAATCCTAAAACCCTAGAAAGTAAGCTCGTTCCTGGACTCCACTTTGCAGGAGAAGTCCTCGATATCAATGCCCATACAGGCGGTTTCAATATTACAGCCGCCCTCTGCACCGGTTGGGTAGCAGGGAGCCCTCATTACTAA
- the larC gene encoding nickel pincer cofactor biosynthesis protein LarC: MTSLFLEPFSGISGDMLNGLLVDLGADVELLHTELEKLGVDGFHLHVHRVAKSAIWGTDFDVHLHHGEKDTGIEGDFDHDHEHHHDHEHHHDHEHHHDHEHHHDHEHHHDHEHHHDHEHHHDHEHHHDHEHHHDHEHHHDHEHHHHHSHADARSYADIHDLIAASQLSPFVKEKSLEVFLDIAKAEAAVHNMPVEQIHFHEIGAIDSIVDIVSFFILVESLGIDTVYSTPLTEGSGTISVAHGEMPVPVPAVMQLRKGTTIPITQDFTVKTELITPTGLALLKALSPIFEPIPSHLSIESVGYGFGKRETGKFNALRGSLLKEDTTHSTTVVHRTEDQIIEITTTIDDQTPEQLGYIIHRFLDAGALDVYYRSVVMKKNRPGFELILLIQGSQLEDFSALLFKETSTIGFRYQQVDRKVMQRRFEQIDTEFGPVTVKINQYGSTTKKTLEYEDCQRIATEMQLPIQEVYHQLQKYIY, translated from the coding sequence ATGACCAGTCTATTTTTAGAACCTTTTTCTGGAATAAGTGGCGATATGCTCAATGGTCTTCTTGTGGACCTTGGGGCAGATGTCGAGCTTCTTCACACAGAACTCGAGAAACTGGGAGTGGATGGTTTCCACCTCCACGTTCATCGCGTCGCAAAAAGCGCAATTTGGGGAACTGATTTCGATGTTCACCTTCACCACGGGGAGAAAGATACGGGGATTGAAGGTGATTTTGATCACGATCATGAACATCATCATGATCACGAACATCATCACGATCACGAACATCATCACGATCACGAACATCATCACGATCACGAACATCATCACGATCACGAACATCATCACGATCACGAACATCATCACGATCACGAACATCATCACGATCACGAACATCATCACGATCATGAACACCATCACGATCATGAACACCATCATCACCATTCCCACGCGGATGCTCGCAGTTATGCGGATATCCACGATCTGATTGCCGCTTCACAGTTGAGTCCTTTTGTGAAAGAAAAGAGTCTTGAAGTCTTTCTTGATATCGCAAAGGCCGAAGCAGCTGTGCATAACATGCCTGTCGAACAGATTCATTTCCATGAAATTGGTGCAATTGATTCCATCGTCGACATCGTTAGCTTTTTCATCCTAGTGGAATCGCTCGGTATCGATACAGTTTACTCTACTCCTCTCACTGAGGGAAGTGGGACCATTTCAGTTGCCCATGGAGAAATGCCTGTTCCGGTTCCCGCTGTGATGCAGTTGAGAAAAGGAACGACTATTCCGATTACTCAAGACTTCACAGTTAAAACGGAGTTGATTACTCCGACAGGGTTAGCCCTCCTTAAAGCATTGTCACCAATCTTTGAACCAATCCCCTCTCACCTTTCCATCGAAAGTGTGGGATATGGATTTGGTAAAAGAGAGACTGGAAAATTCAATGCTTTACGCGGTTCGCTATTGAAAGAAGACACCACTCACAGCACCACTGTTGTTCATCGCACGGAAGATCAAATTATTGAGATCACCACTACGATCGATGATCAAACACCAGAGCAACTTGGTTATATTATCCACCGTTTCCTGGACGCTGGAGCTTTAGATGTCTACTATCGTAGCGTCGTTATGAAAAAGAATCGCCCTGGCTTTGAATTGATTCTCTTGATTCAAGGAAGTCAGTTGGAAGATTTTTCAGCCCTCTTGTTCAAAGAAACCAGTACCATTGGTTTTCGATACCAACAAGTCGACCGAAAGGTCATGCAACGTCGATTTGAACAAATCGATACGGAATTTGGACCCGTTACGGTAAAAATTAACCAGTACGGATCTACCACTAAAAAAACACTTGAATACGAAGACTGTCAGCGTATTGCTACGGAGATGCAGTTGCCGATTCAAGAAGTTTATCACCAATTACAAAAATACATTTATTAA
- a CDS encoding AzlC family ABC transporter permease, whose amino-acid sequence MEKDFWQGVRDALPTALGYISIGLACGVVASPYLSPLEMALMSVLVYAGAAQFAMLSLIAAHSSILNMALTVCLINLRNMLMSLHTSTDFKDASLAHTIGIGSLLTDESYGVYLSEKLKTDTITVPWMHGNNLVGYVAWISATVIGTALGSLLPDPKAFGLDFALVAMFIGIFAAQFQGMQLTEKTKTMLMVLLAVAVSFFLLLFFVSQPLAVLAATLIGCFVGVVCDARE is encoded by the coding sequence GTGGAAAAAGATTTTTGGCAGGGGGTGAGGGACGCGCTACCGACTGCTTTGGGCTATATCAGTATTGGCCTAGCTTGCGGTGTGGTGGCGTCTCCCTATCTTTCTCCTTTGGAGATGGCCTTGATGAGTGTCTTGGTCTATGCTGGGGCAGCTCAGTTTGCGATGCTCTCTCTGATTGCGGCCCACTCTTCGATTCTGAATATGGCCTTGACGGTGTGTTTGATCAATCTCCGGAATATGTTGATGAGTCTGCATACGTCCACGGATTTTAAGGATGCGAGCCTTGCTCATACCATTGGGATTGGAAGTCTCCTGACCGATGAGAGTTATGGGGTCTACTTGAGTGAGAAGTTAAAGACGGATACCATTACAGTTCCTTGGATGCATGGGAACAATCTAGTAGGCTATGTGGCTTGGATCAGTGCGACGGTTATCGGAACAGCTCTGGGATCTCTCCTACCTGATCCAAAGGCTTTTGGGCTTGATTTTGCCTTAGTGGCTATGTTTATTGGGATTTTTGCAGCCCAGTTTCAAGGAATGCAACTAACAGAAAAGACCAAGACCATGCTCATGGTGCTGTTAGCAGTAGCAGTGAGTTTCTTTCTCTTACTCTTTTTTGTTTCGCAACCTCTAGCAGTGTTAGCTGCGACCTTGATCGGCTGTTTTGTGGGGGTGGTCTGTGATGCGCGTGAATAG
- the larB gene encoding nickel pincer cofactor biosynthesis protein LarB yields the protein MDFQPNLEQTLRSLQAGHLSVEDALEQINGVKELGYAAIDTDRQRRNGFPEVVYGEGKTVEQIEGILQFLSQKELPILTTRVSLQKGEALSQRFPTGHYYPEARCFVLNSKKEEADPEHYIAVVTAGTSDVPVAEEAAVTAETFGHSVRRIYDVGVAGIHRLFNRLEEIQKASVIIVIAGMEGALVSVVGGLVDVPVIAVPTSIGYGSNLQGLTTLMSMLTSCASGVTVVNIDNGFGAAYSACMINRLNHNRKEN from the coding sequence ATGGATTTTCAACCCAATCTAGAACAAACACTCCGTTCTTTGCAAGCAGGTCATCTCTCCGTTGAGGATGCGCTTGAGCAAATCAACGGGGTTAAAGAACTAGGGTATGCAGCAATTGATACTGACCGGCAACGTCGCAACGGCTTCCCTGAAGTCGTATACGGCGAAGGAAAGACAGTTGAGCAAATTGAAGGAATCCTGCAATTTCTTTCACAAAAAGAATTGCCGATCCTCACAACAAGAGTCTCTCTCCAAAAGGGAGAGGCTCTTTCTCAGCGCTTTCCGACTGGCCACTATTATCCAGAAGCCCGCTGCTTCGTTCTCAACTCTAAAAAGGAAGAAGCCGATCCTGAACACTACATTGCGGTCGTCACAGCAGGGACAAGTGATGTTCCTGTTGCAGAAGAAGCTGCAGTCACTGCAGAAACCTTTGGCCATTCGGTTCGCCGAATCTATGATGTGGGAGTCGCCGGCATCCATCGCCTCTTCAATCGCTTAGAAGAGATCCAAAAAGCCAGTGTGATCATCGTGATTGCTGGTATGGAAGGAGCTCTTGTCAGTGTCGTAGGAGGCCTTGTGGATGTCCCCGTTATTGCCGTTCCGACTAGTATTGGATACGGAAGCAACCTTCAAGGGCTAACGACCCTGATGAGTATGTTGACCTCTTGCGCTTCTGGCGTAACGGTCGTCAACATTGATAACGGATTTGGTGCAGCTTATTCAGCATGTATGATCAATCGACTCAACCACAATCGAAAGGAAAACTGA
- a CDS encoding Crp/Fnr family transcriptional regulator, with protein MNSEFLVKFLEDRRTPIVKKKYHSYLSYRGIKEDYIYILKEGVVKTSVIMRDGREFNFSYLKAIDIVSLIRDEVSNYTDSPFNVRVETEEASFYRIPRVKFWNFVKEHKELQDYVRDYYRNKLSESMESQQYMMMNGKKGAVCFHLQKLSSLFGVEQEDGFLIDFNITNEDIAGFCGISTRNSVNRILNELKREGVLDIRQQKIVILDIERIEEFIGRETF; from the coding sequence GTGAATTCAGAATTTTTAGTGAAATTTTTGGAAGATAGGCGAACGCCGATCGTCAAGAAAAAATACCATAGTTACCTCTCCTATCGTGGGATCAAAGAGGATTACATCTACATCTTGAAAGAAGGTGTGGTCAAGACAAGTGTCATCATGCGTGATGGGCGTGAGTTTAACTTTTCCTATCTAAAAGCCATTGACATTGTCTCTTTGATTCGTGATGAGGTGTCCAACTATACAGACTCACCTTTCAATGTGCGAGTGGAGACAGAAGAAGCAAGTTTTTATCGTATTCCTCGGGTCAAGTTTTGGAATTTTGTCAAAGAGCATAAAGAGCTGCAGGACTATGTGAGGGACTATTATCGTAATAAACTGTCTGAAAGTATGGAGTCTCAGCAGTATATGATGATGAATGGTAAAAAAGGGGCGGTTTGTTTTCATTTGCAAAAACTAAGCAGTTTGTTTGGTGTGGAGCAAGAAGACGGCTTCTTGATTGATTTTAATATTACCAACGAAGATATTGCTGGTTTTTGTGGGATCTCAACCCGAAACAGTGTCAACCGCATCCTGAACGAATTAAAGCGGGAGGGTGTTTTAGACATTCGACAGCAAAAGATCGTTATTTTGGACATCGAACGAATCGAAGAATTTATTGGAAGGGAAACATTCTAA
- a CDS encoding DUF924 family protein: protein MKEVIRFWFEELKPEDWFKKSEALDQEMRERFEELYWKASRGELFHWRATAEGRLAEILLLDQIPRNIFRGTAQAFATDSLALVLAQEGLEQALDLPVVQRGFFYMPFMHSESLTIHEEALRLFDQPGLEKRLKYEKMHMDILQQFGRYPHRNAILGRPSTKEEEEYLKEHSGF from the coding sequence ATGAAGGAAGTGATAAGGTTCTGGTTCGAAGAGTTGAAGCCAGAGGATTGGTTCAAAAAATCAGAAGCACTGGATCAAGAAATGCGGGAGCGCTTTGAGGAACTTTATTGGAAGGCCAGTCGTGGGGAATTGTTTCACTGGCGGGCTACGGCAGAAGGGCGTTTAGCAGAGATTTTGCTCTTGGACCAAATTCCTCGCAATATTTTTCGAGGGACTGCCCAAGCTTTTGCGACAGATTCCCTGGCCTTGGTCTTGGCCCAAGAAGGCTTAGAGCAAGCCTTGGATCTACCAGTTGTACAAAGAGGATTTTTCTACATGCCTTTTATGCATTCGGAATCTTTAACCATTCATGAAGAAGCTCTGCGCCTATTTGATCAACCGGGCTTAGAAAAGCGTTTGAAGTATGAGAAGATGCACATGGACATTCTTCAACAATTTGGGCGTTATCCACATCGGAATGCCATCTTAGGACGGCCTTCGACCAAGGAAGAAGAGGAGTATTTGAAAGAACATTCTGGCTTTTAA